One genomic region from Candidatus Curtissbacteria bacterium encodes:
- a CDS encoding site-2 protease family protein, with protein sequence MLILTLLQNPAAALAFIAGLVLGITIHEFSHAYVAYRLGDPTAKLAGRLTLDPRSHLDPIGTLALLLVGFGWGKPTPFDPFNLRNIKRDSALISAAGAVSNLILAFVLSLPYIIAYVTGNPSLQIVEIYRVLSIIIWINVILAVFNLIPVAPLDGFKVLAGLLPRNWYDDFMQTERFGIFILLFLMITGAIGRIILPIVSALTGLLLPGLRLPI encoded by the coding sequence ATGTTGATACTAACTTTGTTACAAAATCCTGCAGCGGCTTTAGCATTTATAGCCGGACTAGTTTTGGGAATCACAATTCACGAATTTTCCCACGCATACGTCGCATACCGGTTAGGAGACCCGACTGCAAAGTTAGCTGGCAGACTTACACTTGACCCGCGCTCTCATTTAGACCCAATAGGCACACTCGCACTCCTCTTAGTTGGCTTCGGTTGGGGCAAACCCACACCCTTCGACCCGTTTAATCTTCGAAACATAAAGCGCGACTCCGCATTAATTTCTGCAGCCGGCGCAGTTTCCAATCTGATTCTGGCTTTCGTGCTTTCCCTTCCTTATATTATTGCTTATGTCACAGGCAATCCTAGCCTACAGATAGTCGAAATATATCGCGTTCTTTCTATAATCATTTGGATTAACGTCATTTTAGCCGTTTTTAATCTTATTCCCGTTGCCCCTCTCGACGGATTCAAGGTCCTCGCAGGGCTCTTGCCCAGAAATTGGTACGACGACTTTATGCAGACTGAAAGGTTTGGGATTTTCATCTTATTATTTTTAATGATTACGGGCGCGATAGGCAGGATAATCTTGCCAATCGTATCAGCTCTTACTGGCCTACTTTTGCCCGGACTCAGGCTCCCAATTTGA
- a CDS encoding 50S ribosomal protein L28, protein MRACQICGKKMIVQKSGAHQYGGGWAMRAQKTRATWKPNLHSVKVTYQGVRKTMRLCSKCLRRVKADMKPVVKEEVKAPESSVATASA, encoded by the coding sequence ATGCGTGCATGTCAAATTTGCGGTAAGAAAATGATTGTTCAAAAATCTGGTGCTCACCAATACGGTGGTGGGTGGGCTATGCGTGCCCAGAAAACGCGTGCAACTTGGAAGCCAAATTTACATTCTGTCAAGGTAACTTACCAGGGTGTGCGAAAAACGATGAGGCTTTGTTCTAAATGTCTCAGGAGAGTAAAAGCTGACATGAAGCCGGTCGTTAAGGAAGAAGTTAAAGCCCCAGAAAGTTCTGTGGCTACGGCTTCAGCTTAG
- a CDS encoding methionyl-tRNA formyltransferase: MKIAFFGNTKYSTIDARILNERFGLALIVTKPDKPRGRNRVLTPNPVKQFSQENKIPFITADKLGKSVVDEIKKYNLDFLVIADYGLILPKEVLEIPKYAPVNVHHSLLPKYRGPSPAPSTILAGDTTSGVTIIKMTEDVDAGDILAQEKYQLEEDETTDSLLTKLNTLGGKLACDVIETYTEIKPKKQSAGESYTERFKKEDGFIDIENPLDPETVDRMIRAFYPWPGVWTKFDGKIIKFLPEKKIQPEGKKPMDIKAFLNGYPQTKDFIEKIF, translated from the coding sequence ATGAAAATTGCGTTTTTCGGCAATACAAAATATTCGACAATTGATGCAAGGATTTTAAACGAAAGATTCGGCCTTGCGCTTATCGTAACCAAACCGGATAAACCAAGAGGACGAAACAGGGTTCTTACCCCAAACCCTGTAAAACAATTTTCCCAAGAAAATAAAATTCCCTTTATTACTGCAGACAAATTAGGTAAAAGCGTTGTAGACGAAATTAAAAAATATAATTTAGATTTTTTAGTTATCGCGGATTACGGTTTGATTCTTCCAAAAGAAGTTTTAGAAATTCCAAAGTATGCCCCCGTTAACGTTCATCACTCGCTCCTTCCAAAATACCGAGGGCCCTCACCTGCTCCCTCCACAATCTTAGCCGGAGACACAACCTCTGGCGTCACAATTATAAAAATGACAGAAGACGTGGATGCCGGGGACATCCTTGCCCAAGAAAAATATCAACTTGAAGAAGATGAAACAACAGATTCACTTCTGACAAAGCTAAATACTTTAGGCGGAAAACTTGCCTGCGATGTGATTGAAACCTACACAGAAATAAAACCCAAAAAACAATCTGCCGGTGAATCTTATACCGAAAGGTTTAAAAAAGAAGATGGATTTATAGATATTGAAAATCCACTTGATCCCGAAACTGTTGATCGCATGATCCGCGCTTTTTATCCTTGGCCCGGGGTCTGGACAAAATTCGACGGCAAGATAATTAAGTTTTTACCGGAAAAAAAGATTCAGCCGGAAGGCAAAAAACCAATGGACATCAAAGCATTCCTAAACGGATATCCTCAGACAAAAGATTTTATAGAAAAGATATTCTAA
- the def gene encoding peptide deformylase — MVKNFVALPDEAIRQKSKEVTSFDKSVKDAITDLIETAEVQTDPPALGLAAPQIGVFKRIFVAKIRGKFRPFINTKILKTSKSEGAFLEGCFSVPKVYGNAIRPLEIAIESKDAQGKKIKKKYKGLAARIIQHEIDHLNGTLFIDHVENQNGKFFNVEKDKKGKEILVEIEKE, encoded by the coding sequence ATGGTTAAAAATTTTGTAGCATTACCAGACGAAGCGATAAGACAGAAGTCAAAAGAAGTAACATCTTTCGACAAATCTGTTAAAGATGCAATAACGGACCTAATTGAGACCGCAGAAGTTCAGACAGACCCTCCCGCCTTAGGGCTTGCTGCACCACAAATTGGTGTTTTCAAAAGAATTTTCGTCGCCAAAATCCGCGGTAAATTCCGTCCATTTATAAATACGAAAATTTTAAAAACTTCTAAAAGCGAGGGGGCTTTTTTAGAAGGCTGTTTTTCGGTGCCAAAAGTTTATGGAAACGCGATAAGACCGCTGGAAATTGCGATTGAATCCAAAGACGCTCAAGGGAAAAAAATTAAGAAAAAATATAAGGGTTTGGCCGCCCGAATTATTCAACACGAAATCGACCACCTTAACGGCACACTCTTTATAGACCACGTAGAAAATCAAAACGGGAAGTTCTTCAACGTCGAAAAAGACAAGAAAGGTAAGGAAATCTTAGTAGAGATTGAAAAAGAATGA
- a CDS encoding bifunctional 5,10-methylenetetrahydrofolate dehydrogenase/5,10-methenyltetrahydrofolate cyclohydrolase, producing the protein MAQILDGRVVRDEIEKKLKAEVEKLDPKPKLVIIQVGNNPESNTYIGQKVKFGEKIGAIVDHQKFAEGVSRQELLSKISKLNSDSSVHGIIVQMPIPKSLNKDEIIEAIDPQKDVDGQNSINLKRLMENDQSGFTPATTKGIFSLLNFYRIPVEGKYVAVIGRSTLVGKPTALAMLNHDATVTVAHSKTRDLKKITKLADVLIVATGKAKLITADHVSKNQVVVDVGINVVDDPTDEKPETEPSGRKLIGDVDFEEVSKIVAAISPVPGGAGPMTVASLFENLIAAYKKQT; encoded by the coding sequence ATGGCGCAAATCTTAGACGGAAGAGTCGTACGAGACGAAATCGAAAAAAAGCTGAAAGCGGAAGTTGAAAAGCTAGACCCGAAACCAAAGCTCGTCATCATCCAAGTCGGCAACAACCCGGAATCCAATACCTACATCGGACAAAAGGTGAAGTTTGGAGAAAAAATTGGGGCAATTGTAGATCATCAAAAATTTGCGGAAGGTGTTTCTCGACAGGAACTACTTTCCAAGATTTCAAAATTGAATTCCGACTCTTCTGTCCACGGAATTATCGTCCAAATGCCGATTCCAAAATCCCTAAACAAGGACGAAATCATAGAAGCAATCGATCCGCAAAAAGACGTCGATGGACAAAACAGCATTAACCTAAAAAGACTTATGGAAAACGACCAATCCGGATTCACTCCGGCAACAACCAAGGGCATTTTTTCTCTTCTGAACTTCTATAGAATTCCTGTTGAAGGAAAATACGTAGCAGTAATCGGCAGGTCCACACTCGTTGGAAAACCGACAGCGCTTGCGATGTTAAATCACGACGCGACTGTAACAGTTGCTCACTCCAAAACCCGCGATCTTAAAAAAATAACAAAGTTGGCAGACGTTTTAATAGTCGCAACAGGCAAAGCAAAATTAATAACCGCGGATCACGTATCCAAAAATCAGGTAGTTGTCGATGTCGGCATCAACGTCGTCGATGACCCCACAGACGAAAAACCGGAAACAGAACCTTCTGGCCGAAAATTAATTGGCGACGTCGATTTCGAAGAAGTTTCTAAAATTGTTGCCGCAATTTCCCCTGTCCCCGGCGGCGCCGGCCCAATGACCGTAGCATCCCTTTTCGAAAATCTAATTGCTGCCTACAAAAAGCAGACTTGA
- a CDS encoding serine hydroxymethyltransferase, giving the protein MSLRLVDPQIAKLIKEEEKRQKEVLEMIPSENYTSRAVMEALGSSLTNKYSEGYPKKRYYQGNKIVDEVEILAQERAKKLFGVPYVNVQALSGSPANLAVYVALLEPKKDKIMGLSLAFGGHLTHGQPQSVTGKFFKSAPYILDKNGLLDYEEIEKIAKRERPKIIVCGYTAYPRTIDFERFAHIADSVGAYLLADTSHITGLIIAGVHPSPAAFAHIIMTTTHKTLRGPRGALIMVTKRGIKKDPELPQKIDSAIIPGLQGGPHDNQTAAIAVSLKEAATPEFKTYGHQVVKNAKALARELLDRGFDLSSGTTDNHLILIDLRSKNVNGAIAAYALEIAGIVVNKNGVPFDPQPPFYPSGIRLGTPAITTRGMKEKEMVKVADWIDRAIAEVSDEELPEAKEARIEFMKKFRERANKNKNLLAIAKEVKAFCSKFPTP; this is encoded by the coding sequence ATGAGCTTGAGACTAGTAGACCCCCAAATAGCAAAACTTATTAAAGAAGAAGAGAAACGCCAGAAAGAAGTTCTGGAAATGATCCCTTCGGAAAACTACACTTCGCGCGCCGTCATGGAAGCACTTGGATCGTCTCTTACCAACAAATACTCCGAGGGCTACCCTAAAAAACGCTATTACCAAGGAAATAAAATTGTAGACGAAGTCGAAATTCTGGCACAAGAGCGAGCAAAGAAGCTTTTTGGCGTTCCTTATGTGAATGTTCAAGCCCTTTCCGGATCTCCCGCAAACCTCGCAGTCTACGTAGCATTACTCGAACCTAAAAAAGATAAAATCATGGGCTTGTCACTTGCTTTCGGCGGACATTTAACACACGGACAACCGCAATCCGTTACCGGAAAATTCTTTAAATCAGCTCCTTACATTCTAGACAAAAACGGACTCTTGGATTACGAAGAAATTGAAAAAATCGCAAAACGCGAAAGGCCAAAAATAATTGTTTGCGGATACACCGCTTACCCACGAACAATAGATTTTGAAAGATTCGCGCATATTGCAGATAGTGTTGGCGCTTATCTTTTGGCAGACACCTCCCATATCACCGGCCTTATAATTGCCGGCGTCCATCCAAGCCCCGCCGCCTTTGCCCACATCATAATGACGACGACCCATAAAACTCTCCGCGGCCCTCGCGGCGCATTAATCATGGTTACAAAAAGAGGAATAAAAAAAGATCCAGAACTTCCCCAAAAAATCGACAGCGCGATTATTCCAGGTCTTCAAGGCGGACCCCACGATAATCAAACAGCAGCAATTGCAGTTTCCCTTAAGGAAGCAGCAACTCCAGAATTCAAAACCTATGGCCACCAAGTCGTTAAAAATGCAAAGGCGCTAGCGAGAGAACTTTTAGACAGAGGGTTCGATCTTTCCAGTGGAACAACAGACAACCATTTAATTTTAATTGACCTTAGAAGTAAAAACGTTAATGGCGCAATAGCAGCTTACGCCTTAGAAATTGCTGGAATTGTAGTAAACAAAAACGGAGTACCCTTCGACCCACAACCGCCGTTTTATCCTTCTGGTATTCGTCTTGGAACACCTGCAATTACAACGCGCGGAATGAAAGAAAAAGAGATGGTAAAAGTTGCCGATTGGATTGATCGGGCAATTGCGGAAGTTTCGGACGAAGAACTACCGGAAGCAAAAGAGGCAAGGATAGAATTTATGAAAAAGTTCCGGGAAAGAGCAAACAAAAACAAGAACTTGCTCGCTATCGCAAAAGAAGTTAAGGCCTTTTGCTCCAAATTCCCCACACCCTAA
- a CDS encoding O-antigen ligase family protein yields the protein MTEKASIYLDKILLGVFFALIIITPFLFSTRNTELFEVPKMLFVYLMAALVFTLTLAKFALLGKIVIPKNIVVFVFLAFLIVQFISTATSIDRFTSIFGYPTRLNGGLLSQLSYFVIFTGILININRQQAKKLLVAFVVGAFAVSLWGIPSHFGLDFNCLALNQGLFGNCWQKEFNPTLRIFSTLGQPNWLASYLVLTLPVSMALILSSKKQQLKVFFSIVTIVIFWALLLTNSRAGALGALTATAAFLVLVGPKKIVENLRPLGFIFLIFALLTLAFGSTLTGRITESITKNAPQVAPSEPAAQAPTQTALATGGTESGQIRLIVWRGAVDIIKNYSLLGSGPETFAYSYYFYRPFSHNQTTEWNFFYNKAHNEPLNYFATTGILGGSLYLGLAAAFILTGILTRSKNQVLVKSTTAAITGYLTTILFGFSTVSSQVGMFTLAASALVLLEKNPQKELSFRFLKRNTVKNASLILISVLGLFIISQVLRLYLADISYERARNLQDSRSLTAFSNAIEIFPTINPFMLSDSAYTTALFAISTEDKDTETLLSAQAKLMAEKALSNSPNNLIVNRRVANAYFLLSDVDIESGQKALQVATRQTQLAPTDPQSYLALAKIQAGFEMRSEAKESLNKALSLKGEYPEAKQLLDQL from the coding sequence GTGACTGAAAAAGCTTCCATATATTTAGACAAGATATTATTAGGTGTTTTCTTCGCACTTATTATCATCACTCCGTTTTTATTTTCCACTAGAAACACCGAACTTTTTGAAGTTCCAAAAATGCTTTTTGTATATCTGATGGCCGCATTAGTTTTCACTTTAACTCTGGCTAAATTTGCACTCCTTGGAAAAATTGTAATTCCTAAAAATATTGTTGTTTTTGTTTTTTTGGCCTTTTTAATTGTTCAATTCATATCGACCGCAACATCTATCGACCGTTTCACGTCTATCTTTGGATACCCAACTCGACTAAACGGCGGCCTGCTTTCCCAACTTTCGTATTTCGTTATCTTCACCGGAATTTTAATCAACATAAATCGCCAACAAGCCAAAAAACTTTTAGTCGCATTTGTCGTTGGCGCGTTTGCCGTTTCTCTTTGGGGCATACCGAGCCATTTCGGACTGGATTTTAATTGCCTGGCCCTAAATCAAGGACTCTTTGGCAATTGCTGGCAGAAGGAATTTAATCCGACACTTAGAATCTTTTCAACTCTCGGCCAGCCAAATTGGCTCGCCTCATATCTGGTCCTCACGCTCCCTGTTTCTATGGCGCTGATATTATCATCGAAAAAACAACAATTAAAAGTTTTTTTCTCAATCGTAACTATAGTTATCTTTTGGGCACTACTTCTTACAAACTCCAGAGCCGGCGCTCTTGGAGCCTTAACGGCTACAGCTGCTTTTCTTGTCCTAGTAGGCCCAAAGAAAATAGTTGAAAACCTCAGGCCGCTAGGTTTTATTTTTCTGATCTTTGCCCTACTGACTCTTGCTTTCGGCTCCACTCTAACTGGCAGAATCACAGAATCCATTACCAAAAACGCACCCCAGGTAGCCCCTTCGGAGCCAGCTGCACAAGCTCCAACCCAAACGGCGCTTGCAACAGGTGGCACGGAGTCCGGTCAAATCAGGTTAATCGTTTGGAGAGGGGCGGTCGATATAATCAAAAACTATTCCCTCCTTGGATCCGGCCCCGAAACCTTTGCTTATTCTTACTACTTTTATAGACCCTTCTCACATAATCAAACAACTGAGTGGAACTTTTTCTACAACAAAGCCCACAACGAGCCCTTAAATTATTTTGCGACAACCGGAATTCTAGGCGGATCTCTATACTTAGGTCTTGCTGCAGCTTTCATCTTGACAGGAATTTTGACTCGCTCAAAAAACCAAGTACTAGTAAAGTCCACCACTGCTGCAATCACGGGCTATCTCACAACTATCTTATTTGGCTTTTCTACAGTTTCCTCCCAAGTCGGAATGTTTACCCTTGCAGCATCTGCTCTTGTTCTTCTTGAAAAAAATCCTCAAAAAGAACTTTCTTTTCGCTTCTTAAAAAGAAACACAGTCAAAAACGCTTCTTTGATTTTAATTTCTGTATTGGGTCTATTTATAATTTCCCAAGTTCTCAGGCTTTACCTTGCAGACATTTCTTACGAGCGGGCAAGAAACTTACAAGACTCAAGAAGCCTTACCGCCTTTTCAAATGCGATAGAAATCTTTCCCACAATTAACCCTTTTATGCTTTCGGATAGCGCTTATACAACTGCGCTCTTTGCCATATCGACAGAAGACAAAGACACGGAAACACTCCTTAGCGCTCAAGCAAAACTCATGGCAGAAAAAGCTCTCTCCAACTCTCCAAATAATTTAATAGTTAATCGAAGAGTAGCAAATGCTTATTTCCTGCTTTCCGACGTGGATATTGAATCGGGGCAGAAGGCACTTCAAGTTGCAACACGTCAAACTCAGCTCGCTCCCACCGACCCGCAATCATATCTTGCACTCGCAAAAATTCAAGCTGGGTTTGAAATGAGAAGTGAAGCAAAAGAATCTTTAAACAAGGCGCTTTCCCTAAAAGGCGAATACCCCGAGGCTAAACAGTTACTTGATCAGCTCTAG
- a CDS encoding rod shape-determining protein → MLGYFSSDLSIDLGTANTLVYVKGKGVVIREPSIITRHKKTKKVLAIGSEAKKMMGRTPVSIEVIRPMKDGVISDFDITLAMLSYFVRKVHAKPGRTFVLPRPKVVIGVPSNISEVERRAVLDAAYGAGARSAYLIEEGLAAAIGAGLPVQESVGSMVVDIGGGTTEIAVVSLGGVVVGRSIKIGGDTMDTDIINYIRTRYSLGIGERTAEEIKIALGGAYVQEVEKQMVVRGRDLENGLPKTIRFSSPAAREALFGSVNLIVENVKDVVEDTPPELAADIAERGIMLCGGGAKLSGLAKLISKETKMSVSIAEDPLLSVVLGAAQVLENPALFSKVKKVSA, encoded by the coding sequence ATTCTTGGTTATTTTTCTTCTGATTTAAGTATAGATTTGGGAACGGCAAACACGCTAGTTTACGTAAAAGGTAAAGGTGTCGTTATTCGTGAACCCTCAATAATTACTAGGCATAAGAAAACGAAAAAAGTGCTAGCAATTGGAAGTGAAGCAAAAAAGATGATGGGCAGAACGCCAGTAAGCATTGAAGTTATCCGGCCGATGAAAGATGGAGTAATTTCGGACTTTGATATCACTCTTGCGATGCTTTCTTATTTTGTCAGAAAAGTTCACGCAAAGCCCGGAAGGACTTTTGTGTTGCCAAGGCCGAAAGTTGTAATTGGAGTACCTTCTAATATTTCCGAAGTCGAAAGAAGAGCGGTATTAGATGCTGCTTATGGAGCTGGCGCAAGGAGTGCATATTTAATAGAGGAGGGCTTAGCTGCTGCAATTGGAGCAGGGCTTCCGGTACAGGAATCCGTTGGTTCGATGGTCGTCGATATTGGTGGGGGAACTACAGAAATTGCTGTTGTTTCTTTGGGCGGAGTTGTTGTTGGGAGGTCGATTAAAATTGGTGGAGACACAATGGACACGGACATTATCAACTACATAAGGACAAGATACAGCTTGGGAATTGGTGAGCGCACAGCCGAAGAAATTAAAATTGCACTTGGTGGGGCATATGTACAGGAAGTTGAAAAGCAGATGGTAGTTCGCGGCAGGGATTTGGAGAACGGGCTACCCAAGACAATTAGGTTTTCTTCACCGGCTGCTCGCGAGGCGCTTTTTGGTTCTGTTAATTTGATTGTAGAAAATGTGAAAGACGTAGTTGAAGACACGCCGCCAGAGTTGGCAGCCGATATCGCAGAACGCGGGATAATGCTATGCGGTGGCGGGGCAAAACTTTCAGGTCTTGCGAAGTTAATTTCTAAAGAAACCAAAATGTCTGTTTCTATCGCCGAAGACCCGCTTTTGTCTGTTGTCCTGGGCGCAGCACAAGTTCTTGAAAATCCCGCACTTTTTTCTAAAGTAAAAAAAGTTTCGGCCTGA
- a CDS encoding penicillin-binding transpeptidase domain-containing protein, which produces MKKRKLSPLISDSIYKSGARSKIFKKSFEEQFFGVEHLGEVPKERLSFIKFVAVFVLAIGLVRLFYLTIIQGATNLALAEENRVRLVDMEAPRGRILARDGSVLAESKRTYYLENGDKKTQISREQVEALSKEGLAGEDFSGPLGKIVAKVERVYPSGIFASHVTGYVSPVNEEDVKADNSLAAFESFGRDGIEETYDAVLRGENGKKLVEVDSSHKKISILGEEDALVGQDVNLTVDAALQKKSYEALSAGVEKAKAKSGALIVTNPQNGEILSLVSFPSYDPADIGKALVSDDLPLFNRAIGGNYPPGSVFKIATAIAGLASGKIDKDTQIEDVGQFSLGGETFSNWYYNTYGQKDGIIKLDRAIARSNDIYFYRLGERTGLEEMRRWILKLGFGRKSGVDLPGEAFGVVPDELWKKANIGEGWYLGDTMHLAIGQGFMVTTPLQVNAMTAYVANGQNIIKPHLASKIVSSEGKVLEVAAGDGEKVELPGEYLDVIRQGMRQACQEKGTAYPFFNAPYSVACKTGTAEKFQGNPHAWFTAYAPFEAPKVAITVIIENGGEGSSAAAPVAREVLDWYFSRR; this is translated from the coding sequence ATGAAGAAAAGAAAACTCTCGCCTTTAATTTCCGATTCAATTTACAAAAGTGGCGCAAGGAGTAAAATTTTCAAGAAAAGTTTTGAGGAACAGTTTTTTGGGGTTGAGCATTTAGGAGAAGTTCCAAAAGAAAGGCTTTCGTTTATTAAGTTTGTCGCCGTTTTCGTTCTGGCTATTGGTCTTGTAAGGCTTTTTTACCTAACGATTATTCAGGGAGCAACTAATCTTGCCTTGGCGGAAGAAAACAGGGTGAGACTCGTTGATATGGAAGCTCCAAGAGGCCGAATTTTAGCAAGAGATGGCTCGGTCCTTGCAGAATCTAAGCGAACATATTATTTGGAGAATGGAGACAAAAAGACTCAAATAAGCCGAGAGCAAGTTGAAGCGCTTTCAAAAGAAGGTTTGGCAGGAGAGGATTTTTCTGGACCTCTGGGAAAAATTGTCGCCAAGGTTGAAAGAGTTTATCCGTCTGGAATTTTTGCCTCTCATGTGACTGGTTATGTAAGTCCGGTTAATGAGGAAGATGTTAAGGCTGATAATAGTCTGGCGGCGTTTGAATCTTTTGGTCGCGACGGCATTGAAGAAACGTACGATGCAGTTTTGAGGGGCGAAAATGGCAAAAAGCTTGTGGAGGTAGACAGTTCGCACAAGAAGATTTCTATTTTAGGCGAAGAAGACGCACTTGTTGGACAGGATGTTAATCTGACGGTGGATGCAGCTTTGCAGAAAAAATCTTACGAGGCGCTTTCTGCTGGGGTCGAAAAAGCCAAGGCAAAATCTGGAGCCTTAATTGTAACTAACCCACAAAACGGAGAGATACTCTCGTTAGTTTCTTTTCCTTCTTACGATCCTGCGGATATTGGTAAGGCTCTAGTAAGTGATGACTTGCCTCTTTTTAACAGGGCGATTGGAGGAAACTATCCTCCTGGTTCAGTGTTTAAAATCGCGACTGCAATTGCCGGACTTGCTTCCGGGAAGATCGATAAAGATACACAAATCGAAGATGTTGGGCAATTCTCATTGGGAGGGGAAACATTTTCTAATTGGTACTACAACACTTACGGACAAAAAGACGGGATTATTAAGCTTGATCGTGCGATAGCTAGATCTAACGATATATATTTTTATAGGTTAGGGGAAAGGACGGGTCTTGAGGAAATGAGGAGATGGATATTAAAACTTGGGTTTGGAAGGAAGAGCGGGGTTGATTTACCAGGGGAAGCATTTGGGGTAGTTCCGGACGAACTTTGGAAGAAAGCTAATATTGGCGAAGGGTGGTATTTGGGAGACACGATGCATCTTGCGATAGGTCAAGGTTTTATGGTTACGACCCCCCTGCAGGTTAATGCGATGACGGCTTACGTTGCCAACGGCCAAAATATAATTAAGCCGCATCTTGCTTCTAAAATTGTTTCCAGTGAGGGCAAGGTTCTAGAAGTGGCAGCAGGTGATGGTGAAAAAGTTGAACTTCCAGGTGAATACCTTGATGTGATTAGACAAGGGATGAGACAAGCATGTCAGGAAAAGGGAACTGCCTATCCGTTTTTTAACGCTCCTTATTCTGTTGCATGTAAAACGGGAACCGCGGAAAAGTTTCAAGGGAATCCACATGCCTGGTTTACGGCATACGCGCCGTTTGAAGCGCCAAAAGTTGCAATAACTGTTATTATTGAAAACGGTGGAGAAGGGTCTTCTGCCGCTGCCCCCGTTGCCCGCGAAGTTTTAGATTGGTATTTTTCTAGACGTTAA
- a CDS encoding bifunctional phosphoribosylaminoimidazolecarboxamide formyltransferase/IMP cyclohydrolase gives MNKFELPKVLKMNLKKYTDLRYGENPHQKSAFYIGESTPGYEQLWGIELSHNNLGDANHAWRLVSEFKDPTVAIIKHGNPSGITSMGNLAGAFKLAYKADNVSAFGGIVAVNRPPTMEMIEAMRGIFFELLVAPDFSKEVLERLKKRSAKMRVIKAEKPPKQLEFTRVFNGYLVQTPDVILESRERWKVVAGRKPSSTVFDDLEFAWKVVKHVRSNAIVVVREKSMVGMGTGQPNRVNAVRLALLQAKKNARGAILASDAFFPFEDNVLTAAKAGIKVILQPGGSIHDDDVITAAKKHNMTMVFTGVRHFKH, from the coding sequence ATGAACAAATTCGAACTACCTAAAGTTCTTAAGATGAATCTTAAGAAGTATACGGACTTGCGTTATGGTGAAAATCCTCATCAGAAAAGTGCGTTTTACATAGGTGAGTCGACTCCAGGATATGAACAATTGTGGGGAATCGAACTTTCGCATAATAATTTAGGAGACGCGAACCATGCATGGAGACTCGTCAGCGAATTTAAAGATCCGACTGTTGCGATTATCAAACATGGTAACCCGAGCGGAATAACTTCCATGGGAAATCTTGCTGGCGCATTTAAACTTGCATACAAAGCGGATAACGTTAGCGCTTTTGGCGGAATAGTTGCAGTAAATAGACCTCCAACGATGGAAATGATCGAGGCGATGCGCGGAATATTTTTTGAACTTTTGGTTGCGCCCGATTTTTCCAAAGAAGTTTTGGAAAGGCTTAAAAAAAGAAGCGCCAAAATGAGGGTTATAAAAGCAGAAAAACCACCTAAACAACTTGAATTTACCAGAGTTTTTAACGGTTATTTGGTGCAAACACCCGATGTGATTTTGGAATCACGCGAAAGATGGAAAGTAGTTGCCGGAAGAAAACCATCGAGTACTGTTTTTGACGATTTGGAGTTTGCGTGGAAAGTCGTAAAGCACGTGAGGTCTAATGCGATTGTTGTCGTCCGCGAGAAAAGTATGGTGGGAATGGGAACTGGACAGCCAAATAGGGTCAACGCTGTAAGGCTGGCGCTTTTGCAAGCGAAGAAAAATGCGCGCGGGGCAATACTCGCTTCCGACGCGTTTTTTCCTTTCGAGGATAACGTTTTAACAGCTGCAAAGGCTGGAATAAAAGTTATCTTGCAACCGGGTGGATCGATCCACGATGACGACGTTATTACCGCTGCAAAAAAACACAACATGACGATGGTGTTCACGGGAGTAAGGCACTTTAAACACTAG
- a CDS encoding DNA-protecting protein DprA, whose protein sequence is MPRQFFIKGTLLAKDDLAIAVVGARYATVYGRQVTEKLVWDLVSDGLTIVSGLAIIVFSMGDSRSFRKI, encoded by the coding sequence ATGCCCCGCCAGTTCTTTATTAAGGGGACGCTTTTGGCAAAAGACGATTTGGCAATTGCGGTTGTCGGCGCGAGATACGCGACAGTTTACGGAAGGCAAGTTACCGAAAAGCTCGTTTGGGATTTGGTTAGTGACGGACTGACAATTGTGAGCGGTTTGGCAATCATAGTTTTTTCGATGGGCGATAGCAGATCGTTCAGGAAGATTTGA